One window from the genome of Rufibacter tibetensis encodes:
- a CDS encoding PaaI family thioesterase: MLKTFNPEFTSTVKEKLQRQFYMHLLGFEIETIEIGLIEGKLILEEKHKQHKGFAHGGVIATLADIVMGFAAVTLVPANQHVVTSDLKISYLNPGLGTALFAKGWVLKQGRTLNFCEAEIFSIDGAGAKKLIAKASATMATIRPEAATSQN, encoded by the coding sequence ATGTTAAAGACGTTCAATCCTGAGTTTACAAGTACGGTAAAAGAAAAACTTCAGCGGCAATTTTACATGCATTTACTGGGTTTTGAAATAGAAACCATAGAAATAGGCTTAATTGAAGGTAAACTTATTCTGGAAGAAAAGCATAAACAGCACAAAGGCTTCGCGCACGGTGGGGTAATTGCCACCCTGGCAGATATTGTCATGGGATTTGCGGCGGTTACGCTTGTACCTGCTAACCAGCACGTGGTCACCTCGGATTTGAAGATATCTTATCTGAACCCGGGTCTGGGAACTGCCCTTTTTGCCAAAGGGTGGGTTTTGAAACAAGGCAGAACGTTGAACTTTTGTGAAGCAGAAATCTTTAGTATAGATGGTGCTGGCGCGAAGAAGTTGATCGCCAAGGCCTCGGCAACGATGGCCACTATCCGGCCCGAAGCTGCCACTTCCCAGAACTAA
- a CDS encoding DUF1573 domain-containing protein, whose protein sequence is MKKIFIGALFLLFGGSAAMAQDTTAIKPTTTVAPIVAPAPVPVGPSMLFDEPKFNYGEIKQGDVIEHGFKFTNNGTLPLIIYDVKTTCGCTVSEYPQAPVMPGETAIIKARFDSAKKRGQQNKVLIVESNAVQGNAQIVFSSTIASAN, encoded by the coding sequence ATGAAGAAAATATTCATTGGCGCATTGTTCCTGCTTTTTGGCGGTTCGGCTGCTATGGCGCAAGACACTACTGCCATTAAGCCTACTACCACGGTAGCTCCAATAGTTGCTCCAGCTCCTGTTCCGGTAGGTCCGTCTATGCTTTTTGACGAGCCTAAGTTTAACTACGGGGAGATCAAACAGGGTGATGTCATAGAGCATGGCTTTAAGTTTACGAACAATGGCACGCTTCCTCTTATCATATATGATGTAAAAACTACTTGCGGTTGTACCGTTTCAGAATATCCTCAGGCTCCAGTGATGCCCGGCGAAACTGCAATCATTAAGGCCCGCTTTGACAGTGCAAAAAAACGCGGTCAGCAAAACAAAGTGCTTATAGTAGAGTCTAACGCAGTGCAGGGCAATGCCCAAATTGTGTTTTCCTCTACCATTGCTTCCGCCAATTAG
- a CDS encoding aldo/keto reductase — protein sequence MKKRMLGKSGLEVAPLAYGGNVFGWTIDEKTSFQLLDAFTDAGFNLIDTADSYSNWVPGNKGGESETIIGNWVKSRGNRENVVIATKVGSELSSERKGLNKAHILKSVDESLQRLKTDYIDLYQSHFDDESTPIEETLEAYSQVVQSGKVRAIGASNFSVDRLKQSLEISRQHHFPIYQTLQPDYNLYTRQEFEAEMEQLCLQEEIGVINYFALASGFLTGKYRSEADLSKSQRGGGIKKYLNERGFNILTALDEVAARHNANPAQVSLAWLMARPSITAPIASATSLNQLEDLTKAAQLTITQLDIDLLDKASSY from the coding sequence ATGAAAAAGCGCATGCTGGGAAAATCGGGCTTAGAAGTAGCTCCATTGGCTTATGGAGGCAACGTCTTCGGCTGGACCATTGATGAGAAAACCTCTTTTCAACTGTTAGATGCCTTCACTGATGCTGGTTTTAACCTAATTGACACCGCAGACTCTTACTCCAACTGGGTACCCGGCAACAAAGGAGGGGAATCAGAAACCATCATAGGCAATTGGGTCAAATCCCGCGGGAATCGTGAAAACGTAGTGATAGCTACTAAGGTGGGATCAGAATTAAGCTCCGAGCGGAAGGGGTTGAATAAAGCCCATATCTTAAAATCAGTAGATGAGTCCCTGCAGCGCCTAAAAACCGATTATATTGACTTATACCAGTCCCACTTTGATGATGAGAGCACGCCTATTGAGGAGACCCTGGAGGCCTACAGCCAAGTAGTTCAATCAGGAAAAGTAAGAGCCATTGGGGCCTCTAACTTCAGCGTAGACCGTTTAAAGCAGTCCCTGGAAATAAGCAGACAGCATCATTTTCCTATTTATCAAACATTACAACCTGATTACAACCTCTACACCCGTCAGGAGTTTGAGGCGGAAATGGAGCAGCTTTGTTTGCAGGAAGAAATTGGCGTTATCAATTATTTTGCCTTGGCCAGTGGTTTTCTGACGGGGAAATATCGATCTGAGGCAGATCTAAGTAAAAGCCAGCGGGGAGGGGGTATCAAAAAGTACCTGAACGAACGCGGCTTCAACATTTTAACTGCCTTAGATGAGGTGGCGGCCAGGCACAATGCCAACCCGGCGCAGGTATCTTTGGCCTGGCTCATGGCTCGGCCAAGCATTACGGCTCCTATTGCCAGTGCCACCAGCTTAAACCAATTAGAAGATTTAACTAAAGCAGCACAATTAACTATAACACAATTAGATATTGATTTGCTAGATAAAGCAAGCTCTTACTAA
- a CDS encoding NAD(P)H-dependent oxidoreductase produces MNLLQDLNWRYATKRMTGEKIPQEKLDNIFEAIRLSASSMGFQPYNVVVVEDPEMRKQIQAVAFNQPQIVEASHLLVFAAWDPLSEEQVAAYMNQIASERGVSPDSLAGFSNSINSMIKSRTAEENFNWAAKQAYIALGTGLVAASAEKIDSTPMEGFNPPALDELLGLREKGLRSVALLALGYRDAEKDVLASAKKVRRPADKFFLKVA; encoded by the coding sequence ATGAACTTACTTCAGGATCTGAACTGGCGCTATGCCACCAAACGCATGACGGGCGAGAAAATCCCGCAGGAAAAATTAGATAACATCTTTGAAGCCATCCGGCTTTCTGCTTCCTCTATGGGTTTCCAGCCCTACAATGTGGTGGTAGTGGAAGATCCTGAAATGCGGAAGCAGATTCAGGCAGTAGCTTTCAACCAGCCGCAGATTGTGGAAGCATCACACCTTCTGGTATTTGCGGCTTGGGATCCGTTGTCTGAAGAGCAGGTGGCGGCTTACATGAACCAGATCGCGTCTGAGAGAGGGGTTTCTCCTGATAGTTTGGCAGGTTTCTCCAACAGCATCAACAGCATGATCAAGAGTAGAACTGCTGAGGAGAACTTTAACTGGGCTGCTAAACAAGCCTACATAGCCTTGGGTACTGGTTTAGTAGCGGCCTCTGCTGAAAAAATAGACTCTACACCAATGGAAGGGTTCAACCCGCCTGCCTTGGATGAACTGCTGGGCTTGCGCGAAAAAGGTCTTCGCAGCGTGGCTCTGTTGGCTCTGGGCTACCGTGATGCAGAGAAAGATGTGCTAGCTTCGGCCAAAAAGGTACGTCGTCCGGCAGATAAGTTTTTCCTGAAAGTAGCGTAA
- a CDS encoding YggS family pyridoxal phosphate-dependent enzyme: MSIQESIKDFQKRLEGTNCQLIAVSKTHPVELIQEAYEGGQRAFGENKAQEMKDKHPQLPADVEWHMIGHLQTNKVKYIAPFVHLIQSVDSLRLLQEIDKQAQKHNRVIDCLLQFYIAEEDTKFGLDLEEAKQLLGSADFLSLQNVRICGVMGVATNTNDQQHLQREFVRLRGYFETLRENFFPNALHFKEISMGMSSDYQLAIAEGSTMIRVGSAIFGNRNYSVPL; encoded by the coding sequence ATGTCTATTCAAGAAAGCATAAAAGATTTCCAGAAGCGATTGGAAGGCACCAACTGCCAGCTCATTGCCGTTTCTAAAACCCACCCGGTAGAACTGATTCAGGAAGCGTATGAGGGCGGGCAACGTGCCTTCGGGGAGAACAAGGCCCAGGAGATGAAGGACAAACACCCGCAGCTTCCGGCAGATGTGGAATGGCACATGATCGGGCACCTGCAAACCAATAAGGTCAAGTACATCGCTCCGTTCGTGCATCTCATCCAATCGGTTGACAGCTTGCGTTTACTGCAGGAAATAGACAAACAAGCCCAAAAACATAACCGGGTGATTGATTGCCTGCTGCAGTTTTACATTGCCGAAGAAGACACCAAGTTTGGGTTAGATCTGGAAGAAGCGAAACAGCTCCTTGGCTCTGCTGATTTTCTGAGTTTGCAAAATGTGCGCATCTGCGGAGTCATGGGCGTAGCCACCAATACCAATGACCAGCAGCACCTGCAACGAGAATTCGTCCGATTAAGAGGATACTTTGAAACCTTGCGAGAAAACTTTTTTCCCAACGCTCTTCATTTTAAGGAAATCTCTATGGGCATGAGCTCAGACTACCAACTAGCCATTGCTGAGGGCAGCACCATGATTAGAGTGGGCAGCGCCATTTTTGGCAACCGCAACTATTCAGTACCTCTTTAA
- a CDS encoding PhzF family phenazine biosynthesis protein, with protein sequence MKIKTYIIDAFTQEAFKGNPAGVCLVEQPLSENQMQAIAAEMNLSETAFLVQRPEQDSSFDIRYFTPTVEIAFCGHATLASAKLVLEELGLEQVTFTTQHQLVLEAVKEENKILMQFPLYNYQPQASLPVVFEALSLPPSLPLFYSEPIQMLILEVPNKQTLLQLRPDFGHLLRLLDNVNGLAVTTRSEDLEYDFYSRCFWPWVGINEDPVTGSAHSALAKYWADKLRKTELRAFQLSARGGYLDLRIKNESTLEVRSQAQIVLEGVLHLS encoded by the coding sequence ATGAAAATAAAGACGTACATCATAGACGCCTTCACGCAAGAAGCCTTCAAAGGAAATCCGGCAGGCGTATGCCTGGTGGAGCAACCACTTTCTGAAAACCAGATGCAGGCCATCGCCGCCGAGATGAATCTTTCTGAAACAGCATTTCTGGTGCAAAGACCTGAGCAGGATTCTTCTTTTGACATCAGGTACTTCACCCCCACCGTGGAGATTGCTTTCTGTGGCCATGCCACCCTTGCCTCGGCCAAACTGGTGCTGGAAGAATTAGGCCTGGAACAAGTGACGTTTACCACACAACATCAATTGGTTTTAGAGGCGGTAAAAGAAGAAAACAAGATTTTGATGCAGTTCCCGCTGTACAATTACCAGCCTCAAGCTTCATTGCCTGTGGTCTTTGAAGCATTAAGTTTACCTCCTTCTCTTCCCCTGTTTTATTCAGAGCCCATTCAGATGCTTATTCTGGAAGTGCCAAATAAGCAAACTCTGCTACAGCTTCGACCCGACTTTGGACACCTGCTCCGGTTGCTGGATAATGTGAATGGGTTAGCGGTCACCACCAGGTCTGAGGACCTGGAGTATGACTTTTACTCTCGATGCTTCTGGCCTTGGGTGGGCATCAACGAAGACCCGGTGACCGGCTCAGCGCACAGTGCCTTAGCAAAATATTGGGCAGATAAATTACGTAAAACCGAACTGCGGGCTTTTCAGCTCTCAGCCAGAGGTGGCTATCTGGACCTGCGCATCAAGAATGAAAGCACATTAGAAGTGCGAAGCCAAGCCCAGATTGTACTTGAAGGCGTATTGCACCTGAGCTAA
- a CDS encoding VWA domain-containing protein, which translates to MWQAPADFSWLNVSWFSWRTWQSYDWANQGFLYALLLVPVLFFLRWLFYVRFRKKMDVALFEGNITWHWTSILRYIPDVVFGLFLMLVLVALARPQKTDETVELSSEGIDIVLVMDVSGSMELTDFLPNRLEAAKEVALQFVNGRVQDRIGLVVFAGRAFSLSPLTTDYDLVRESIKGIHLNMVSEDGTAIGSALAVALNRLRESKAKSKVCILISDGENTAGSLDPELAAQLAHAFHVKLYTVGIGKEGTVQLAPDSTGKPVTVQTGMEEKTLRQLAALSEGQFFRAQNANTLTQIFQRINTLEKTEIKETRYRDTRDYYQIYLRWAIVMLLLWLLLKNTFFTNALED; encoded by the coding sequence ATGTGGCAAGCTCCCGCTGATTTCTCCTGGCTTAATGTGAGCTGGTTTTCATGGCGCACTTGGCAATCATATGACTGGGCGAACCAAGGATTCCTATACGCCCTCTTACTGGTGCCAGTGCTTTTTTTCCTAAGGTGGCTCTTTTACGTGCGCTTCCGAAAGAAAATGGATGTAGCCTTGTTTGAGGGAAATATCACCTGGCACTGGACCAGTATTTTGCGCTACATCCCTGATGTAGTGTTTGGTTTATTCCTGATGCTGGTGCTGGTAGCGCTGGCCCGTCCCCAAAAGACGGATGAAACCGTAGAACTCTCCTCTGAAGGCATTGACATTGTACTGGTCATGGACGTTTCAGGCTCTATGGAATTAACCGATTTTCTGCCAAACAGGCTTGAAGCGGCAAAGGAAGTAGCTTTGCAGTTCGTGAATGGCCGCGTACAGGATAGAATTGGGCTGGTGGTCTTTGCTGGTAGGGCCTTTTCCCTCTCTCCTCTAACCACTGACTATGACCTGGTGCGGGAAAGCATCAAAGGCATTCACCTAAACATGGTTTCAGAAGACGGTACCGCCATTGGAAGTGCATTGGCCGTGGCTCTTAACCGCCTTCGTGAATCAAAGGCCAAATCAAAGGTGTGTATACTCATCAGTGACGGGGAAAACACCGCTGGTAGTTTGGACCCAGAGTTGGCTGCGCAACTGGCGCACGCCTTTCATGTAAAGCTGTACACGGTGGGCATTGGCAAAGAAGGAACGGTCCAATTGGCACCTGATTCAACGGGTAAACCTGTGACCGTGCAGACCGGAATGGAGGAAAAGACCCTTCGGCAACTGGCCGCCCTGTCCGAAGGCCAATTCTTCAGGGCGCAAAACGCCAATACCCTCACCCAGATTTTCCAGCGTATCAATACGCTGGAGAAAACCGAAATTAAAGAAACCCGCTACCGCGACACCCGTGACTATTACCAGATATATTTGCGGTGGGCCATTGTCATGCTGTTGCTGTGGCTCTTGCTTAAAAACACCTTTTTCACCAATGCGTTAGAAGATTGA
- the parS gene encoding type II RES/Xre toxin-antitoxin system antitoxin — protein sequence MAAALNLETNLSNTSVDDRDILLLVQTVRQGIKYPLFVKIASQSPFNLSEWSVFLHLSERTIQRYKKEKKTFDPIHSEKILEVTLLYKRGIEVFGNQESFNAWLEAKNVALGGITPKSLLDTTFGISLLKDELTRIEHGVLA from the coding sequence ATGGCAGCGGCACTTAATTTAGAAACCAACCTTTCCAATACTTCGGTAGATGACCGCGACATTCTGTTGCTGGTGCAGACAGTGCGGCAGGGAATTAAATACCCACTTTTTGTGAAGATTGCGAGCCAAAGCCCCTTCAACCTTAGTGAGTGGTCGGTATTTCTGCATTTGTCTGAGCGCACCATTCAGCGGTACAAAAAGGAAAAGAAAACATTTGACCCCATCCACTCTGAAAAAATACTGGAGGTAACCTTGCTGTACAAGCGGGGCATTGAGGTGTTTGGAAATCAGGAGAGTTTCAACGCCTGGTTAGAAGCGAAGAATGTAGCCTTAGGAGGCATCACCCCAAAAAGCTTACTGGATACCACTTTCGGGATCAGTTTGCTAAAAGATGAACTCACCCGGATTGAACACGGTGTCTTGGCATGA
- a CDS encoding ATP-dependent DNA helicase has protein sequence MTPAEALRKNFPFEPTQDQTNLFQKLDHFIMRRTGLKEVFLLKGFAGTGKTTVVSALVKILNSFGYKYVLLAPTGRAAKVMSTYSAKPASTIHKKIYKQTANPYSDGLAFSRQPNKSEQVIYIVDEASMISDDKAFGDNGLLQDLMGYVFEKTSNKLLLIGDTAQLPPVNQTISPSLDAAYLQSNFQCHVHEMEMRQVMRQAEESGILMNATRLRNELIKEQPELAFKTRGFRDIFSMRGDKLEDGLRYAYDKFGIDNTTVICRSNKTANLYNQHIRRQIFFAEDEIGVGDYLMIVRNNYTWLPKESSIGFMANGDFVEITKIIRYEEMYGLRFADVRIRFVDYPNEEELDTKIMLDTLFSEAPALPADKNKELYQQVLVDYQHITSKRARSQEMRQDKYLNALQVKFAYALTCHKAQGGQWQAVFVDHGFLKDNLVSQEFARWLYTAATRASDQLFLVNFNEKLLENAPEREED, from the coding sequence ATGACCCCAGCAGAAGCGCTCCGCAAGAACTTTCCTTTTGAACCCACCCAAGACCAGACCAACCTGTTCCAAAAGCTGGACCACTTCATTATGCGCCGGACTGGCCTGAAAGAGGTGTTCTTATTAAAGGGGTTTGCAGGTACGGGTAAAACCACGGTGGTGAGCGCGTTAGTGAAAATCCTGAACAGCTTCGGTTACAAATATGTGCTGCTCGCTCCTACCGGAAGGGCAGCCAAGGTGATGTCAACCTATTCGGCCAAGCCGGCATCAACCATCCACAAGAAAATCTATAAGCAAACCGCCAACCCGTATTCAGATGGTCTGGCTTTTTCCCGTCAACCAAACAAAAGCGAGCAGGTGATCTACATTGTAGATGAAGCCTCCATGATCTCTGACGACAAAGCGTTTGGAGATAATGGCTTGCTGCAGGACCTGATGGGATACGTTTTTGAGAAAACCAGCAATAAATTGCTGCTCATTGGCGATACGGCCCAGTTGCCCCCGGTGAACCAGACCATCAGTCCGTCTCTGGATGCGGCTTATCTGCAAAGCAATTTCCAGTGCCATGTGCACGAAATGGAGATGCGGCAAGTAATGCGCCAGGCTGAGGAGTCTGGGATTCTCATGAATGCCACCCGCCTGCGGAATGAATTGATCAAAGAGCAACCTGAATTAGCGTTTAAGACCCGCGGATTTAGGGATATTTTCTCTATGCGGGGCGATAAACTGGAAGACGGCCTTCGGTACGCTTATGACAAGTTTGGCATTGATAACACCACCGTCATCTGCCGTTCAAACAAAACCGCGAACCTGTACAACCAGCACATCCGCCGACAGATCTTCTTTGCCGAAGACGAGATTGGAGTAGGCGATTACCTCATGATTGTGCGCAACAACTACACGTGGCTACCCAAGGAATCCAGTATTGGGTTCATGGCTAACGGAGACTTTGTGGAGATTACCAAGATCATCCGCTACGAGGAGATGTACGGCCTGCGCTTCGCGGATGTCCGCATCCGGTTTGTGGATTATCCCAATGAGGAAGAGCTAGACACCAAGATTATGCTGGACACTTTGTTCTCGGAGGCACCAGCCTTGCCCGCCGATAAAAACAAAGAGCTTTACCAACAGGTGTTAGTGGATTACCAGCACATCACCAGCAAACGAGCCAGATCTCAGGAAATGCGCCAGGATAAGTACCTGAACGCCCTTCAGGTGAAGTTTGCGTACGCGCTCACCTGCCACAAAGCACAAGGTGGTCAATGGCAAGCCGTTTTCGTGGACCATGGTTTTCTGAAGGATAATCTGGTGAGCCAGGAGTTCGCCCGCTGGTTATACACGGCTGCAACACGGGCTTCAGATCAGTTGTTCCTGGTGAACTTCAACGAGAAATTGCTGGAAAATGCACCTGAACGTGAAGAAGATTGA
- a CDS encoding RES family NAD+ phosphorylase, protein MIVYRLSKGLYKNDLSGRGAELAGGRWNSKGTALLYTCESRALCTTEIAVHTPLGIVPVDYWLITLEVPDTLPLSEVPVPQLSSDWKSFPHPNATQLIGDAFVQEGRFVGLKVPSAVVHGDHNYLFNPRHQEFGEIKLLESEPFPFDARLFIK, encoded by the coding sequence ATGATCGTGTACCGCCTGAGCAAAGGTCTCTACAAAAATGATCTCTCCGGCCGCGGGGCCGAACTGGCAGGCGGCCGCTGGAACAGCAAAGGAACGGCCCTGCTTTACACCTGCGAATCACGTGCGCTATGCACCACCGAAATAGCCGTACACACTCCTTTGGGAATTGTACCTGTTGATTACTGGCTGATTACGCTGGAGGTACCAGATACACTTCCGCTCAGTGAGGTTCCCGTACCTCAGCTCAGCTCCGATTGGAAGTCTTTCCCCCACCCCAATGCCACTCAACTCATAGGTGATGCTTTTGTGCAGGAGGGCCGCTTTGTGGGCTTGAAAGTCCCTTCGGCAGTAGTGCATGGCGACCATAATTACTTGTTCAATCCGCGTCACCAGGAATTTGGGGAAATCAAGCTACTAGAATCTGAGCCTTTCCCTTTTGATGCCAGGTTGTTTATCAAATAA
- a CDS encoding NUDIX domain-containing protein: MENIHPLAEQYSSKTRVRVCGLLVQDDKLLLARHKAAFGEGNFWMPPGGGLDFSEKVKDCLKREFHEETGLDVEVGRFLYLNEFLRPPLHAIELFFEVRLMNGTLALGTDPEHEPHEQLLEEVRFLGIREIFKIKRDELHPILHALVNLDDLFIPRQVFLD, from the coding sequence ATGGAGAACATTCATCCGCTTGCGGAACAATACTCATCTAAAACCAGAGTCAGAGTTTGTGGCTTGCTGGTACAAGACGATAAATTGCTTTTAGCCCGTCACAAAGCCGCCTTTGGCGAAGGTAATTTCTGGATGCCCCCCGGTGGTGGGCTAGATTTCAGTGAGAAAGTTAAAGATTGCCTGAAACGTGAATTCCACGAGGAAACCGGTCTGGATGTTGAAGTGGGCCGTTTTTTATACCTTAATGAGTTCTTACGTCCGCCTCTGCACGCTATTGAGTTATTCTTTGAGGTAAGGCTGATGAATGGGACTTTGGCTTTAGGAACAGATCCGGAGCATGAACCACACGAACAGCTTCTGGAAGAGGTGAGATTTTTAGGCATCCGCGAAATCTTCAAGATTAAGCGCGATGAACTACACCCCATTCTGCACGCATTGGTAAACCTGGATGATTTGTTTATCCCTCGTCAGGTGTTTCTTGATTGA
- a CDS encoding dicarboxylate/amino acid:cation symporter, translating into MIRKKPLYESLYFQVITAIIIGVALGHFVPDLAVQLKPLGDAFIKLVKMMIGPVVFCTIVTGIAGMQDMKQVGRVGVKALLYFEVLTTIALLLGLLVVNLLQPGTGMHVDAATLDTDALSAMTSAGEKTEHAGAVGFLLHLIPNNIIDALAKGDLLQILFFSVLFGFGLSKIGERGRPVYNGIQSFSNALFAVIHIIMKVAPLGALGAMAYTIGRYGLASLGALGQLMGSFYLTCVVFIVVILGGVMKVMGLSIFKLLRYIREELLIVLGTSSSEAALPNLIEKLERLGCAKPVVGLVVPTGYSFNLDGTSIYLTMAAVFVAQATDTPLDFGHQLTLLLVLLLTSKGAAGVTGSGFITLAATLPAVGNIPVAGLALILGIDRFMSEARALTNLIGNAVATIFVAKWEKELDLEHAKKLIG; encoded by the coding sequence ATGATCAGGAAGAAACCTCTCTACGAAAGCCTCTATTTTCAAGTAATCACCGCTATTATCATAGGAGTCGCCTTAGGCCATTTCGTGCCAGATCTGGCAGTCCAGTTAAAACCCTTGGGAGATGCGTTCATCAAATTAGTGAAAATGATGATCGGGCCGGTGGTGTTCTGCACCATTGTCACGGGTATTGCAGGCATGCAGGACATGAAGCAGGTGGGCCGAGTAGGAGTGAAGGCCCTGCTGTACTTTGAGGTGCTCACCACCATTGCGTTGCTCCTTGGTTTATTAGTGGTAAACCTGCTTCAGCCGGGAACGGGCATGCACGTAGATGCCGCTACTTTGGACACCGATGCACTTTCTGCCATGACAAGTGCCGGTGAAAAGACGGAACACGCCGGGGCAGTAGGGTTTTTACTGCACCTCATCCCCAACAACATCATTGACGCCCTTGCCAAAGGAGACTTACTGCAGATCCTGTTTTTCTCCGTGCTGTTCGGGTTTGGATTATCAAAGATTGGGGAACGCGGAAGGCCGGTGTACAACGGCATACAGTCCTTTTCCAATGCATTGTTTGCCGTGATCCACATTATCATGAAAGTGGCGCCTTTAGGAGCGTTGGGGGCTATGGCATACACCATCGGGAGATATGGCTTAGCTTCTTTAGGTGCCCTGGGGCAGCTAATGGGTTCTTTTTACCTGACTTGCGTGGTGTTTATAGTAGTAATTCTGGGAGGGGTGATGAAAGTGATGGGCCTCAGCATTTTTAAATTGCTGCGCTACATCAGGGAAGAACTGCTAATTGTGCTGGGTACCTCCTCGTCAGAAGCCGCGTTGCCCAACCTGATTGAAAAACTGGAGCGGTTAGGCTGTGCCAAACCAGTAGTGGGGCTGGTAGTACCCACCGGCTATTCTTTCAACCTGGACGGAACCTCCATTTACCTGACCATGGCCGCAGTGTTTGTAGCCCAGGCAACGGATACTCCGCTGGACTTTGGGCATCAATTAACCTTGCTGCTGGTCTTGTTGCTAACTTCTAAAGGAGCAGCGGGGGTAACAGGGAGCGGGTTCATCACTTTAGCGGCTACGCTTCCGGCCGTAGGCAATATTCCGGTAGCTGGTCTGGCGCTGATCTTGGGCATTGATCGGTTCATGAGTGAGGCGCGGGCGCTCACCAACCTCATAGGCAACGCCGTGGCTACTATCTTCGTGGCCAAGTGGGAGAAAGAGCTAGACCTGGAGCACGCTAAAAAGCTAATTGGCTGA
- a CDS encoding winged helix-turn-helix transcriptional regulator, with the protein MEAVIKSERNLCITHILPIRDALDILSGKWKIPIIVALCVHKRRFKELHRDVQGITAKMLSKELKELEINKLVKRTVHDTSPVTVEYSITEYGHSLTPVINELRDWGMKHRDKIIYHPEEV; encoded by the coding sequence ATGGAAGCAGTTATCAAATCAGAACGCAATTTGTGCATCACCCACATCCTGCCCATCAGAGATGCGCTGGACATTCTAAGTGGAAAATGGAAGATTCCGATTATTGTGGCTCTTTGCGTGCACAAAAGACGCTTTAAAGAATTGCACCGCGATGTGCAGGGCATCACCGCCAAGATGCTCTCCAAAGAATTGAAAGAGTTGGAAATAAATAAATTAGTAAAACGCACCGTGCATGACACGTCGCCGGTTACCGTGGAGTACTCTATTACCGAGTATGGTCATAGCCTTACCCCTGTCATTAATGAATTGCGTGACTGGGGCATGAAGCACCGTGATAAGATCATCTACCACCCAGAAGAGGTATAG
- a CDS encoding DUF423 domain-containing protein yields MKTILILGALLSGLGVMIGAFGAHGLSKLLTETGRTETFETAVKYQMYHALGLLLVGVLMTQFPAASGLRFSGICFLIGILIFSGSLYILCLTGIRWMGAITPIGGLFLIGGWLNLVWALAKNLP; encoded by the coding sequence ATTAAAACGATATTGATCTTGGGTGCCCTTCTAAGCGGGTTGGGTGTGATGATTGGGGCCTTCGGGGCACATGGGCTTTCTAAGCTTCTCACCGAAACTGGCCGCACCGAAACGTTTGAGACGGCCGTCAAGTACCAGATGTACCATGCATTGGGGCTGCTGCTGGTAGGTGTGCTCATGACGCAATTTCCAGCCGCTTCGGGTTTGCGGTTTTCTGGTATTTGTTTCTTAATTGGAATCCTGATTTTCTCCGGCTCTTTGTATATCTTATGTCTAACCGGAATTAGATGGATGGGCGCTATTACTCCCATTGGCGGCTTATTCCTTATTGGCGGATGGTTGAACTTGGTATGGGCTTTGGCGAAGAACCTGCCTTAA